Proteins from a genomic interval of Salinarchaeum sp. Harcht-Bsk1:
- a CDS encoding ATP-binding protein, whose protein sequence is MPHRKIWDIDHPPVALLVGTDARTSDLATAVEGSVELQIERVADRSAALDRLAERPVVDCCWIAADSPTELWLEFLESVANEAPLTRIVYAPEAGDIDLADRATALGAADVVAPATTIDERATRLVDAVDQAVDRRHDAVERSILDSIVDGLDVSVFAKDDKARHLVYPSDTTTGEGRELFGLTDLEAFGTNDETLSDAYQDDLAVIREGRNVLGKVERYPDFQQGWQWTSKVPWIEDGETRGLVGLTMEISEWKNRERALLQQVGYLQRIPKYLTHDLRNPLAIARGYVQLAREGEPGALDTVEEALDRMSDKLTEFHGLVDGSASSEQARSPVPFARTVEEVWDHVSLPGTELILEADPDARLLADEDQLRPLLQNLFRNAIDHAGPRVTVRVTLTRDGFVVGDDGPGLGDWSDEDVFATGTTSASNAAGLGLAIVREVAHLHGWQVETGRSDLGGASFTFSGCLLGRLSGADVGDERFELEDSRDVGDVSVAGSTRTDGDVATLRGAGANVWGKVNEFHFAHATVTDDVRIEARVTEMDVASEHSKAGVMIRSGLDEDAAYGAICRIADQCPEVLWRDAPGERGYSVQAEGVEQSFDWIAIDRVGDECYTSISVDGDVWIPIDDRSLDLSSEVAVGLFACSAAEGEAIEARFEDLSIRRLE, encoded by the coding sequence GTGCCCCACCGGAAGATCTGGGACATCGATCATCCGCCGGTCGCGCTCCTCGTCGGGACCGACGCGCGGACGAGCGACCTCGCTACCGCCGTGGAGGGTTCGGTGGAGCTCCAGATCGAACGCGTCGCCGACAGGAGCGCGGCACTCGACAGGCTCGCAGAGCGGCCGGTGGTCGACTGTTGCTGGATCGCTGCGGACTCCCCGACGGAACTCTGGCTCGAGTTCCTCGAGTCGGTCGCGAACGAGGCGCCGCTGACGAGGATCGTGTACGCTCCCGAAGCGGGCGACATCGACCTCGCGGATCGTGCGACGGCGCTCGGTGCTGCCGACGTGGTCGCACCAGCCACGACGATCGACGAGCGAGCAACGCGCCTGGTGGACGCCGTCGACCAGGCAGTCGACAGGCGACACGACGCCGTCGAGCGAAGCATTCTCGACTCGATCGTCGACGGACTCGACGTCAGCGTGTTCGCGAAGGACGACAAGGCTCGTCACCTCGTCTACCCCTCGGACACGACGACGGGCGAAGGCCGCGAGCTGTTCGGGCTGACCGATCTCGAGGCGTTCGGCACGAATGACGAGACGCTCAGTGACGCCTATCAGGACGACCTGGCCGTGATTCGTGAGGGTCGCAACGTCCTCGGGAAGGTCGAGCGGTACCCCGACTTCCAGCAGGGCTGGCAGTGGACCTCGAAAGTTCCCTGGATCGAGGACGGGGAGACGCGCGGCCTCGTCGGGCTCACGATGGAGATCAGCGAGTGGAAGAATCGCGAGCGGGCGCTCCTCCAGCAGGTCGGCTACCTCCAGCGCATCCCGAAGTACCTGACCCACGACCTGCGCAATCCGCTGGCGATCGCACGGGGGTACGTCCAGCTGGCCAGAGAGGGCGAACCCGGGGCGCTGGACACGGTGGAGGAAGCGCTGGATCGGATGAGCGACAAACTCACCGAGTTCCACGGGCTCGTCGACGGCAGTGCGTCCAGCGAGCAGGCCCGATCCCCCGTGCCGTTCGCCCGCACCGTCGAGGAGGTCTGGGATCACGTCTCCCTCCCGGGGACGGAACTGATACTCGAGGCCGATCCCGACGCGCGATTGCTCGCGGACGAGGACCAGCTTCGCCCGCTCCTCCAGAACCTCTTCCGGAACGCGATCGATCACGCAGGGCCCCGCGTCACCGTCCGGGTGACGTTGACGAGGGATGGCTTCGTCGTCGGCGACGACGGCCCAGGACTCGGCGACTGGTCGGACGAAGACGTGTTCGCGACCGGGACGACGTCGGCGTCCAACGCCGCCGGACTCGGACTCGCGATCGTCCGCGAAGTCGCCCACCTCCACGGCTGGCAGGTCGAAACAGGCCGAAGCGACCTCGGCGGTGCCAGCTTCACGTTCTCGGGGTGTCTCCTCGGCAGATTATCCGGTGCCGACGTCGGCGACGAGCGCTTCGAACTCGAGGACTCGCGGGACGTCGGCGACGTTTCGGTCGCTGGATCGACCCGGACCGATGGCGACGTCGCGACGCTGCGTGGAGCCGGCGCCAACGTCTGGGGTAAAGTCAACGAGTTCCACTTCGCCCACGCGACCGTGACGGACGACGTTCGCATCGAAGCGAGGGTGACCGAGATGGACGTCGCCAGCGAGCACAGCAAGGCCGGCGTGATGATCCGCTCCGGACTCGACGAGGACGCGGCCTACGGTGCCATCTGTCGGATCGCGGATCAGTGCCCGGAAGTCCTCTGGCGGGACGCACCTGGCGAACGGGGCTACAGCGTCCAGGCAGAGGGCGTCGAGCAGTCGTTCGACTGGATTGCGATCGACCGGGTCGGTGACGAGTGCTACACGTCGATTTCGGTCGACGGTGACGTGTGGATCCCCATCGACGATCGCTCGCTCGACCTCTCGAGCGAGGTGGCGGTCGGTCTCTTCGCCTGCAGCGCCGCCGAAGGCGAGGCGATCGAGGCCCGCTTCGAGGACCTTTCGATCCGTCGCCTCGAGTGA
- a CDS encoding acyl-CoA dehydrogenase family protein yields the protein MNFSLPDEHRMMRDSVRDFCEAEIEPIAQEIENEHRFPAEIFEQLGQLDVMGMPIAEEYGGLGGDQLMYALVCEELGRVSGSVGLSYAANVSLGSKPIELFGTEAQKEEWLEPLATGEGMGAWALTEPGSGSDASDMNTTAEKDGDEYVIDGTKQFITNASEANSVLVKAVTDPDAGYDGISTFIVSPDDDGFSISNVWDKMGLNASPTCEIQLDSVRIPEDRLLGEEGEGWKQTMKTLQGGRISIAALSVGLAQGAFEAAKSYATEREQFDQPISKFDAVRDMIVAMHRKTHRARLLTHEAAWRYDQGERVVEESAMAKLDASEAAREVAEDAVQVLGGYGYTEDFAPQRFYRDAKLMEIGEGTSEIQHLVLGRELGL from the coding sequence ATGAACTTCTCGCTGCCGGACGAGCACCGCATGATGCGCGACAGCGTCCGCGATTTCTGCGAGGCCGAGATCGAGCCGATCGCCCAGGAGATCGAGAACGAGCACCGCTTCCCGGCGGAAATCTTCGAGCAGCTCGGCCAGCTCGACGTGATGGGCATGCCGATCGCCGAGGAGTACGGTGGGCTCGGCGGTGACCAGCTGATGTACGCGCTCGTCTGTGAGGAGTTGGGCCGGGTCTCCGGATCCGTCGGGCTCTCCTACGCCGCCAACGTTTCGCTGGGATCAAAGCCCATCGAACTGTTCGGCACCGAGGCCCAGAAGGAGGAGTGGCTCGAACCGCTCGCGACCGGCGAGGGGATGGGAGCGTGGGCGCTCACCGAACCGGGCAGCGGTTCGGACGCCTCCGACATGAACACGACCGCCGAGAAGGACGGCGACGAGTACGTCATCGACGGCACGAAGCAGTTCATCACCAATGCGAGCGAGGCCAACTCCGTGCTCGTCAAGGCCGTTACCGATCCCGACGCTGGCTACGACGGCATCTCGACGTTCATCGTCTCGCCGGACGACGACGGCTTCTCGATCTCCAACGTCTGGGACAAGATGGGGCTGAATGCATCGCCGACCTGTGAGATTCAACTGGACTCGGTTCGGATTCCCGAGGATCGGCTGCTCGGCGAGGAAGGGGAGGGCTGGAAGCAGACGATGAAGACGCTCCAGGGCGGGCGGATCTCGATCGCCGCGCTCTCGGTCGGCCTCGCCCAGGGCGCCTTCGAGGCCGCGAAGTCCTACGCGACCGAGCGGGAGCAGTTCGACCAGCCGATCTCGAAGTTCGACGCCGTCCGGGACATGATCGTCGCGATGCACCGCAAGACCCACCGCGCCCGCCTCCTGACCCACGAGGCCGCCTGGCGGTACGATCAGGGCGAACGCGTCGTCGAGGAGTCCGCGATGGCGAAACTCGACGCCTCGGAAGCTGCCCGGGAGGTCGCCGAGGACGCCGTGCAGGTGCTCGGCGGCTACGGTTACACCGAGGACTTCGCACCGCAGCGCTTCTACCGGGACGCCAAACTGATGGAGATCGGCGAAGGTACCAGCGAGATTCAGCACCTCGTGCTCGGCCGCGAACTCGGGCTCTAG